CGAACGTAATCTCCCGCGGAGTCCGACCGGCAATATCGATGCCGACACCGTCCATCGCCTGCACGACTTCGTCGTGGACGTTGTCGGCGGGCCGGGTGCCACCGGTGAGGAGTTCGACTTCGTCCTCGAGGTCTCTCCGCTTTACCGTCCGCTGGGCGAACGCATAGGCCATTTGCGATCGGCCTGCGTTCTGAACGCAGACAAAGGCGATGCGAGTCGGTTCGCTGGATTCAGGTTGTGACGTCATTGGTGTGTCCTGGTATTAGTCGTCATTGGAGGCCTGATCAGGCGCAGTTGCCTCGAGCCGACCGGTCGTTGTCCCGCTCCAGTCGAGCTGGCGCTGGAAGTAGAGGGCGACGTTGACTAGTGCGAGCAGGACGGGAACCTCGATCAGCGGGCCGACGACCGTCGCGAAGGCAACGCCAGAGCCGACCCCGAAGACCGCGACGGCCACTGCAATTGCGAGTTCGAAGTTGTTCGAAGCGGCGGTGAAGCCGATCGCAGTCGTCGTCGAGTAGTCTGCGCCGATCCCTTTGCCCATGCCGAAGCTCACGAGGAACATCACCACGAAGTAGATCGTCAGCGGCACGGCGATCAGGAGCACGTCACCGGGTGAGGCGACGATGTTCTCTCCCTGGGTGGCGAACATCACGACGACTGTGAACAGCAACGCGACCAGTGTCAGCGGGTCGATTTTCGGAACGAACGTTTCGTCGTACCATTCCTCGCCCTTCGTTCGGGTGCCGACGTACCGGGTGAGGAATCCACCGGCGAAGGGAATGCCGAGGAAAACGACGATCGCCCCGAATACCTGGGACGGCGTCACGTTGAACGTCTCGATACCGGCGACGAGCGTCTCCATCCCGAGCAGCGGCGGGAGGAACAGCCCGAAGAACCAGACGTACACCCCGTAGGTGACGATCTGGAAGAGACTGTTGAAGGCGACGAGCCCGGTCACGTACTCGGTCGACCCCTCGGCGAGTTCGTTCCAGACGAGTACCATCGCGATACACCGGGCCATCCCGATGAAGACGAGACCGAGGAAGTACTCCGGGCGTGCGGGAAGGCCGGGGACGAGTCCGCTAAAGAAGACGACTGCCAGTCCGAACATCAGCGTCGGGCCGATGAGCCAGTTCTGGATGAGACTCAATCCGAGGACGCGCCAGTTGGTGAAGACAGCCCGAAGCTGCGAGTAGTCCGCTTTTGCCAGCGGTGGGTACATCATCGCAATCAAACCGATCTGGACGAGGTGCAGATCCTGAATCGGTTGAGTGACCGACGGTGCGACGAAGCCGAGACCGACGCCGATCGCCATCGCGCCGAAGATCCAGACGGTGAGATACTTATCGAGGAAATCCATCGACTGCGGGTCGCCGCAACTCTCGCAGCCGCAGTTCGGTCCGTGGTCGTGGGTATCGGCGTTACTCATAGTGATACAGCGCGGAGATCCACCCCTGTAGCAGTGGACGAAAGCGCGTCGGATGCGCTGCCAGCCATCGCGCACTGGCCGGCGACGGGTTCGGAATCGGTGCCTCGAGGGTTCGCAAACGAGTGTGATTTCTCACATATCATACCGGCCACAAGCGTCGGTGTGGACGAGCTGACAGTCAGGCCACCTCGAAATCGGGGGCGAGGATGCGTCCCTGCACCGTACACACATCCGTCTGTGCCCACCGATACGGGAAATCCGGCGTGTAGCGGTGTCTCCAAGCGGGACCACCCTGCGATGGGAGGAGTCGGGGACGCGAACGGAGTGGCTCGCGTCCCGGCGAACCACCCTCGGTGAACCCGGTACCTCTGACGCTCCACAGAGCGTGGGGCGAAACCGCTCCGGAGGAAACCCATGACTTCAGTCATCGGTCACCTGACCCGTGACCACACCGTCCAGCAGGGTTAGCAGAGACACGGCGACGTTCGAGGCACGGTACTTCCGCCATCGGCCATCTTTTCGGCGTGTCACCAGGCCCGCGTCGGTCAGATCCGAGAGGGCGTGACTGATCGCGCTCTCGCTGGCGTCGACCATCGCGTTCAGTTCACAGACACAGAGTTCGCCGTCGGCAGCCACGAGCAGCCGAACGAGCTTGTACCGCGTCTCGTTCGCGAGCGCCGTCAGTACGTTGAGGTCGGCCTCGATCTGGTCGGTCGAGAGCACCGCCTCGAGTGCATCGAGCTCCTCGAGCCGTTGGTCGACGTCCTCGGGACGACAATCCTCGAGTTCGTCCTCGAGGTATCGCTGGAGACGCTGAGTCGCTGTTGACATCACCAATTAATTGAGGGAGACATCAATTAACTCTTTGGGTGGAAATCGACAACGCAACTATCAACCCATTATACGACTACATTATTGCTCTCTGGAGCAAATGGAACTGCTATATATGAATGGATATTCAATTGGAATGTGCACCAGTCAAGTATCGAACAGAAGTGGCCGCAGTTGCGTTCTGAAGACAGGTATGCAGTCAAAGAACCGGCTAATCCGATAAGAACGGCAAAGGTAACTGGTCAACTGGATCTGGGGAGGTATCTCAGCGGAAGAACGGAGACGAGAAAGGGAAGGCCTTTGGAGAGTTCTGTTTTTGACTTTTTGTCGGATGCATATTTGGTGATTTTGTTTTGTTGTGTCACTGTGTGTTGGTGAGATCGTACGAACGTAGTTGGATAGCGTGACCAGGATTCACCGGCCAGTGATGCCTCTCATCCTAATCTGAGTTCTTGCCCACCGAGGATGGACTGGAGCTGTTCAGGCGGATCAAGTCCTCGTCGTTTCCACGTGGCTAACATGGTCGTAATCGTCTCGTGAATCTGGACCCCTTCGGCTGAGCGGAGGGTCCGGAACATCTTCCGCAGCACAACTTGCTCGCGCAGAGCGCGCTCTGCGCGATTATTCGTCGAATCGACGTCTGGCTCTGTAACGAACGTCAGCCAGTGCCCTAACCCGTTCCTGATCTTCTCGATCAGCTTCTTGACCTCCTGTGCCTCGTAGTCTTCCCTGATCAGGCCTTCCAGATGTAACGACGCCTCCGCCCGCTTTTGCTCGCGGGCGGAGGCGGACGGATCCTCCTCGTCGAACGCCGTTAAATCGTCATGGAGAGCGTGTAACTCCTCAGACAACCTCTCTGCTTCCTCGTACCGTTCAGCAACGTACTCCGCCTCCCGCAACAGATGTGCCCAGCACCGCTGGAGCTTCGTG
Above is a genomic segment from Natribaculum luteum containing:
- the arsB gene encoding ACR3 family arsenite efflux transporter, which gives rise to MSNADTHDHGPNCGCESCGDPQSMDFLDKYLTVWIFGAMAIGVGLGFVAPSVTQPIQDLHLVQIGLIAMMYPPLAKADYSQLRAVFTNWRVLGLSLIQNWLIGPTLMFGLAVVFFSGLVPGLPARPEYFLGLVFIGMARCIAMVLVWNELAEGSTEYVTGLVAFNSLFQIVTYGVYVWFFGLFLPPLLGMETLVAGIETFNVTPSQVFGAIVVFLGIPFAGGFLTRYVGTRTKGEEWYDETFVPKIDPLTLVALLFTVVVMFATQGENIVASPGDVLLIAVPLTIYFVVMFLVSFGMGKGIGADYSTTTAIGFTAASNNFELAIAVAVAVFGVGSGVAFATVVGPLIEVPVLLALVNVALYFQRQLDWSGTTTGRLEATAPDQASNDD
- a CDS encoding low molecular weight phosphatase family protein — its product is MTSQPESSEPTRIAFVCVQNAGRSQMAYAFAQRTVKRRDLEDEVELLTGGTRPADNVHDEVVQAMDGVGIDIAGRTPREITFEETQASDYVITMGCSANDVCPAGWAGENRDWDLDDPDGKSPAAVAAIRDEIERRVSDLFDEIEATR
- a CDS encoding ArsR/SmtB family transcription factor, yielding MSTATQRLQRYLEDELEDCRPEDVDQRLEELDALEAVLSTDQIEADLNVLTALANETRYKLVRLLVAADGELCVCELNAMVDASESAISHALSDLTDAGLVTRRKDGRWRKYRASNVAVSLLTLLDGVVTGQVTDD